The nucleotide window atattcctccacttttatacacacacacacacagacatatgATAGTATGAAGGAAAAAGCAGCGTAAAAGTTAAAGCTTGGAAATGCTACCCTTAATATATTGGAAGTGTCTGTTCCATTTTCCTTTGCCCCATCTTAGTTATATGTATGTTTCTTCATGTTCCCGAGTATAAGTAAGTGTATCTCATATAAACCACTGTAAAGTAACATAGGGTCTCCCAGATTAGATCTGTGGAAGTTTACAGTAGAAGGAATTATGCGTGTATGTTAGGAATAGGGAGCCCAGAATTTGCAGAGCTTTTTCAAGTATGTTTGTCAGGCCAGCACTTCTAGTGTGAACCAGTGTgtttgggggaaagaaaaaaaaaaaaaaagaaaggcgtggggggggagggagggttaTATTTTGTTCAAAAGAGCCCTGGCTTTGCAAAgtcttttcaaatatatttgttatGCCAACAATTTTAGTGATGtgtttaagaaaggaagaaaaaaaagttgaggaGTATATGTGGTTCAAAAGTTCCCAAAGTTTTATTTAACTGCTACtcctatattttttttgttcatgcCTTTTTTTAATGAGTCTTTTAAGCACAAGATAGTGAGTCATGTCTTTGTGATTTCTtgtaaataaaatgattttttagtAGCGTATCAACTCTAGATGTCAATTCAGTAATGGAGTCAGATCATACTTGTTTGGAAATCTGGAGTTTTCTATTCTGCAGTTGTATTGTACCAATCACAATAGATCTctcaaatttttttccattatcctTCTGACTAGTcctacaaatgtatttttattttttctcttgagcTGTCACTATATTCAGTTATTCTCAGCGTTTGGAGACTTTCAGTTAGTTCCTTTGGTAGTCTTACAGCAAGAAGTTCATCCACAgattgtgctttgttttgttgtagGTTCAAGATGCTGGGCAAGAGATGGTGGCGTCTTCTGTCACACCAGGATCAGGCAAATCAAAGGTAATCAGTCCTCACAAATCTGATTTATTTGGGTAGCAGTAGTTGAAAAGGTTATGTAAGCTTAGCGTGCAAGCTGTGACTAATAGGAAgacataaagatatttttaaacagtttcctGTCTTCTAGACTTCTTGGAAAATTGATTTATAAACACTAGGCTAAGGTGTTTTGGGaaacactgggggaaaaaaatctcattgatATGTTCACTTGTTATAATTTGATAAAATATTAGTACCATCCATTTTTGATTAATAGTCTGTTTCATGATGTACAACAGACTTCTTTGCATATGTTggaagtaaatttaaaaagtgcCAATGTTAGGTCAGCAGTGCTATTTTCAAAACATTGTTCAAATTATGTTACTGAATTGTAACCCTTCCCAACTGAGTTTTCCTGTCTAACTGATGCTGCCCAGTTGTGTGCTCTAGGATGATTTCAGAAAAGTGCAGAATTAGGAGTACTTTCTGTTATTGCGCTTGAAATAACAGATTTGGATAGCAGAACAGCAGTAACTTGAACTGCTACTGTTCTTGAAAATGTGTGATAAGACAGTTTCATGCCCTAAAACTTAACTTCTTAGAAGTCGGATGCTAAACTACTCTGTTTTCCCTGGGTTAGAGGAAGTTAGTTTCTCTAATACGTGCTTTTTTACAGCTGGACACATTGCCCAGAGAAGATCTCATCAAGTTTGCAAAAAAGCAAGTAATGCTTATACAGAAAGTGAAGTCAAGATGTACAGGTACCTTACTGGAAAgagaacaatttctgccttaatGCTTGGTACTATCAGACCTTTCCTGATATCACTGCATATTTTTGCTAGATTTAAATTCCAGGCAAAtatcctagattttttttttatctacagTTTCAccgggggtttttttgtgggaggATAAGGACTAAAGTCCTTACAgcaaggaagggaagaagcaTTGCTTTTGTCAGgtattaaattaattttggtcTGGCAGTATGACATGATGGAACAATGTAGCTTGTGCAAGAGTTGAAGTGGGACTTGTCATCGTCTGTTCCCCATATTGCTTGCAGGGATACCTGTTGCTTTTCAGGAAGCAGATGAGAGGGGGAATGGctctgatagatttttttttttttttgcataattacTGGTGTTGTAGAGTACAATGGCCTCTTTAAAATACTTAGCTACTTTATATTTGATTATTTGCTTCTTTAACAAGACATAAAATATACCAAACAAAATTTTATGTTAACTACCCAAAAGTATCCTGTGTAAATCTGTGCTCTCATGTGCTGtccctctcctctctgctgtCCCTTTTTCTCCAGTGGCCCACTGCTTGGACTCTTGTCACTTCTTCTCGTTTGGAGTTACAGTTATGCTGAATGCTGGCAGCTGCCCAGCGAAACGATAAGGATGGGGATGGGCTATACTAGGCTTTTCCTCAGTGGGGTTATTCATAAGATCTTGTTCTCCTACCTGCTGCCTATTTTTAGAGAACCAGTAGGAACTGAGTatcttttctctgtcttaaaTTGATCATTAACCATAAGGGAAGacaatcataaaaaaaaaaatctctatctGTTGTCCCTCTACCCAAACAAGGAAGCTTTGCTTCCTCAGGAAACCATGCTAAATGTCAGGACTGGAGAAGTAGTACTGaatgtttgttctttttccattAGCCCTTTCTATCACTCAGTAACAAACAAAAATTGATGAAGTAAAAGACATCTCTGATTCGAATAGGAGTGTTGCTAGTTACTGGATTTACTAGTAATTTTCTACTGTGATGAAGCATCAATTCATGCTGTGAAATTTCTATATTCTTTAAGAGCTAGAGAAAGAGATTGAAGAACTCAGATCTAAAGCAGCTACTGGAGGAGCTGATGATATTATTCAGGTAGGAATATGTAATGGGTTTCTAATATATTATGTAATGTTAGCTGAAATAAATCTACAGAAATAATTTGGTAAATAGTAAATAGCTTTAAAACTGTTATTCAAATTGAATGTAATAAATTTCCAGGAATTCAGGATACTTCCTAAAACCTTTTTTCCTACTCCCCTTACATCCTTACTCCACTCAgaagtggagaaagaaaacactatCAGTTCTGTGAGGAATAGCACGGAATAGTACTATTCTCTCAGCAAGACCTTTTCCTTGCACAGCTGGTTAGAGaggcttttgtttattttagagTGACTACTGCAGAAAGACCTCAGCCATTTAGAAAACTTCCGAGACAGTCATTTGATGAGATCAGAAACACGTAATTAAAGTTGCATGTCACAAGAAATGCTTTCAGGAAagtaactggatttttttttttaagtggcaagAATATCTGTCTTTCTCAAAGTAAGGGTCATAGACAGCATGAAAGTTAAAATTGGTAGTGAGGAGGAATTTATCAATtggaaaattgtttttaataatttggaTGGAAATTTCTATTCTATGGAAGGGGAGCTCCTCCCTAACCTATGATGAAAAATTAACTGATTGGAAATACGATTCTGAACAGGATCTATTACTCATCATCATTGTTTTAGTCTGCATATTCCACCTCTGCCATATTCGGGCTGAAAGTAACTGTTCAAATCAGACTGATGTGTTTAATTGACAAAAAAAGTCATGACCAATATGTGAGTACTTATGGTTTACAAAAATTGTTCACACTTCCATTGTTAAGAAACCCTTTTTCCAGTGATCTTTTCCCCTTAAAATCAGGCTCTCACAGAAAGACTGGATGTTGTACTTCTGGAAAAAGCTGAAAGTCAGCAGCAGTGCATagctctgaaaaaagaaaatattcaaagaaagcAAGAAGCAGAGGTACTGATATGCGCAACGGAACGTTACTAAACTATTTCAGAATTatgttttatctttgttttctagggttttttgttgtgtatttcacttccattttttcatcttcacttgCCTGTGttctgttttactttaaaaaaaaaaatctaaagactTCATATGTTAAAGCATATTTCTCTGTACCCCCTAATTTATAGTTTTTATAGGACTGACGATAAATATAAAATTCTTATATGCACCAACTAGATCCATAGCTGTTCTGAAGTGATTCAGTCTGTGCATTAGTAGCCTACATACGTGATGGCTTCAATCAATCAGCTCTGTCTTTCTGTGGGAAATAGGAGGTTTACATTCAGATATTCACAGGAAGGAGCCTGTCAGCCAAGGCATCTATATTATGTCAGTAATCTCAATTAATAATAAAGTGAAGAGTGGATCGCTTGCAATTGATGAACATTGTTATATTCCAGATACTTGAATTTGATGCACTAAAAGTAACTTGGTCTTTAATGCATTATCAGCATAGTTGCTAAAGCTGAAGCTTATCACGACCGTTTTGTGACATTATGCTGGTAAACATGATTTAAGACTTagttttcctttctcattctgCAAATCGTTTTGTACTCTCTGTGGTGTCTTATAAACTGACTTGTCCTAATATAgttagatatttaaaaattactgtagtTTTTAAAACTAAGGACTCCTAAATTTTCTAAGTCATTATTGTAAACAGTTTATTTGGAAATTCTGTGTGCTAGATTACTGGTATATAATAACTTGCATGTTTGTTTAGGCTGCAGTGGCTAAGACAGAAGAATTGCAGAAGCAACTGGAGCAATCAAGTATTGActctctgaaagaaataaaagctctgaaGAGTGAATTAGCAAATGCACAATGCAAACACAATGAGGACTTAACAAAGCTGAAAATGGAATTAGAGGAACAAGTGAAGAAACAAATGGGGCTGGTGGAACAGATTGAATGTCATAGTGATAGtcaaaaagaagttaaaagattACAAGATGATGTCCAGAGAATTAAATCTACTTATGAGGAGCAAATTTTGTGTCTGAGCAAGCAGTTGGAAACTATGAATGAAGACAAAAACAGAGAAGTGACAAATCTGCAGGAAACTATTAAAAGCAACTCTCAGTGTTaccataatgaaataaaaaatctgaatgaagagcttaaaaaattaaaaattgcccATCAGGAAGAGGTGTCAGAGTTGATGCATCGTATTGAAATATCAtctaaagaaaatgaagaaaagcaaaatcagaTAAATCAGTTACAGCACAATTTGGCAGAGAGGAGATTAgtagaagagaaaaatgcaaaggatGAAACGTGTGCTTGTACTGACCAGCGTGAATATGACTTGGAGCAGCTGAGAGAagtcttaaataaaaatgtagaaaaaaagatAGATGTTGTAGATGCACAAGAAGAACCTTGTATAGAAgcaaaagtggaagaaaaggtTAGGCACCTGGAGCATAGTTTAGAAGAGCTCCAGTCCCAACATAGTATATTAAAAGATGAGTTAACTTACATGAGTAATGTTAAACTAAAACTGGAGGAGGAAATTCATCGCATAAAGGATGAGTACTTTCATGAGCGGGAAGACTTGGACTTTAAGATAAATGAATTGCAGCTTACTAAAGAAGATTACTGTTGTGTAATTGAAAAGCTAAAATTGGAACTTCAAGCAGCAAGACAGCACTGTGAAACCGCTGTAAAAGAGCATGAGTTAGAGACTCAAACTCTGAAAGAGCAACATAAGAGAGAAATTTCTGAACTAAATGAAACTTTATTATCTggttctgaaaaagaaaagatggcaTTAGTTTTTGAAATGCAGGAACTTGGAGAACAACTTGAAAAGCTAACTCAGGAGAAAGAAGAAGCAGTGTCCAATTACAACAGCCTGAGAGAAACAATGGAAACTCTACAGACTGAGCTAGGGGAATCTGCTGGAAAGATCAGCCAGGAGTTTGAATCAATGAGACAACAGCAAGCTTCTGATGTCAGTGAACTGCAGCAGAAACTCCGAGCTGCTTTCAATGAAAAGGATGTTCTTCTTGAAACTGTGAATCGCCtccaggaagaaacagaaaaattgtcaTCCAGTCACCTAGAGATAGAAGAACTTAAATATAAAATGGTTAGTCTTCAGGAGGAGAATAACATAATAACAAGCACCATCAACCAAAAAGAGACTGCTAtgaaagaactggaagagaaaatCATTGCTCTTACTGATCAAAACAGGgatattttaaatgaagtaaaatgctTGGGTGAAGAGAGAGAAACTCTTCAGGAAAGATGCAAGCAAGAACAAGGCAAAGTTCAGGAACTTCAGCAAGAAGTAGGTGTTGCTAACCAGTACAGTAGCGACCTGAAGAAGAAGGTGGAGGAATTAACAGAGAGACTGAATGAAGCTTTAACTAGAAAGAGTGAAAATGCTCAAACGCTAGAGCAACTGGAAAACCAGATTGAATCTCTGGTGCATGAAAGAGAGAACCTTTCATCTGAAGCATATACTCTTCGtgaggaaaataagaaaatcattcAGGAAAAATGCGAATTAAGTGAAGAGCTGGAAAAGATTACATCTGAAAAAGATGGTTGGTTAGTGTTGAAAGAGCAGTCTGAAAACttagaaaagaaactaaaaatgatGACTGCAGAAAAAGACCATGTATCAACATTACTTGAAAGTGAGCAAGCACACAGATCCCTTGTAAGAACTCAGCTGTACCACTTACTTGAGCAAGTGGGGTCCAGCGTTTCAGATTCAAATGAGCAATATGATTCTCTTAACTTGTTACAAATTGCAGATGAATACTTGGCAAGAATGAAGGAAGAGCTGTGCCTTGCTCTACAGAACGAGGAGAATGTTCTTCGTTTGCAGCGGGAAGTTGAGAGActagaagaagaaaatgcagCTCAATATACAGAACATAGATCCCTGATTaaggattttgaaaaagaaaaggatctcTTGAGAGAAGAACTGGAAGGAGTGTTGTCTGAAAAAGAAGCACTTCAACATGATATCCAGGAGCTGAAGAATGCCAGTGAAAAAACAAGGATTGAAAATCAAGATCTTTTAGCTAATATTGAAGAGATCACTCAAAAACTTGCTTTTTGTGAAAGTCAAATACAAGAACAGCAAAAAGGATCAGAAAAACAAGACAACTTAAATTTCATTCTGGAACAAAAGGAAACTGAACTTAGAAATGTGAAAGACGAACTGAGTTCTCTAAAGGTTATATTTTGTTATTGAAGTATACAGACTAAACCTCTAAAGTCTTCAGAATTAAGGttcaaaaaatactttcaattctctcttttttttttttttttttttccttggcctcAAAGTGAGTTTCCCTTCTAGAAAGCACATGTTTCTGAGTTTCCTAGCACCTCAGaaacccctccctccccccagggtaaaaaaaagaaccaaatgAAACCAGTCACAGTGCTATTTTGACAGAAGTTTCTTGGTACTTGAACCTCTCTTCCTATCAATACCCCTCAAAGTGATCATTTAACTAGATAGACTAACTGACCTCATAATCTTTCACATCTAACTTTGTGATCTCTATCTCAAACAAAACTGCTTGATCTGCATTAGCTACTCCTAACTTAAGGTCTTGGGAATTGATGATTATGTAAAACTAACAGCTGCAGAATTAATGGTCTCCCATTTTTTGTCCTTGGACAGGATGGAAAGCAGCTGTTAAAAGgttgaagtgtttttctttcaacATAAGTATGCTTTTCGGTTACAAAGCTGATATGAAATTGCACATAAAGACTTTCTTGGTAGTAAGAATGTAAACACAGTCCAGCTGTAGCTGAAAATTCTGGTAGCTTGTTAGGGGAAGAACAGATATCACAAAAGAAATTTTTGTAATACTTATATCTTTGTTTATAATACAGAATTTAATGGAGACACTGTCTGAGAAAACTGATCAGCAGTCTTCAGCAGCAGAGCTTCAAGAAAAAATTGGTATCTTTCTTGCCATTCTCTTTTATGTAAACAGATTGGGGTTTTTGGATTGTTAGTTTCTCTGCATAACTGTCCCGTATTTCCTACAAGCCAGGGAAGGTGGGGAAGTAGTTATCAATGCAACTTTCTACAATATTCCTTCCATTAGGGAGTTAAAATATTGTTAGCAATCTTAAGTTAGTTATCATTTGATATTTCTTaaggttttttcttcctgtgtacATTTGGCTATAGACAGTGTAGTGGATTTCatccttgcttttttaaatatggaaaataattgTGTCAGTAAGAATCCCTAAGGCTGCcaagaggagaggaaagcaacACTTTGCCAAAACTACTGTTGCCTCATTGCAGTTATCCTACTGCATTAGAAGGAAAATGTTTCCGAGTTGTTACAACTGTATGTAGAAGTAGACAGGAATACGGCTTTTAATGTTAATTGTGATGGAAGCCTCTGAAATGGGAAGATTGTCCCTAAGCTCTCTGTGCAGCTGGATGTCCTAgcattcaaattaaatttaaatgctTAACTGAATAAAACATTTGAACATCTCCCCCGatctatattttgttttgtttcaaagtcATGCTGGTATTTGTGCTGTAAttgaatttcatttcattttgtttcttgggGGGGAGGTGAGgcatattttttcactttcttatttatttgttttaggaAGGCTGG belongs to Strix uralensis isolate ZFMK-TIS-50842 chromosome 2, bStrUra1, whole genome shotgun sequence and includes:
- the GCC2 gene encoding GRIP and coiled-coil domain-containing protein 2 isoform X1; its protein translation is MTEAEVARGGCSGADSGCGAVISPPLRPAGPAMEVQDAGQEMVASSVTPGSGKSKLDTLPREDLIKFAKKQVMLIQKVKSRCTELEKEIEELRSKAATGGADDIIQALTERLDVVLLEKAESQQQCIALKKENIQRKQEAEAAVAKTEELQKQLEQSSIDSLKEIKALKSELANAQCKHNEDLTKLKMELEEQVKKQMGLVEQIECHSDSQKEVKRLQDDVQRIKSTYEEQILCLSKQLETMNEDKNREVTNLQETIKSNSQCYHNEIKNLNEELKKLKIAHQEEVSELMHRIEISSKENEEKQNQINQLQHNLAERRLVEEKNAKDETCACTDQREYDLEQLREVLNKNVEKKIDVVDAQEEPCIEAKVEEKVRHLEHSLEELQSQHSILKDELTYMSNVKLKLEEEIHRIKDEYFHEREDLDFKINELQLTKEDYCCVIEKLKLELQAARQHCETAVKEHELETQTLKEQHKREISELNETLLSGSEKEKMALVFEMQELGEQLEKLTQEKEEAVSNYNSLRETMETLQTELGESAGKISQEFESMRQQQASDVSELQQKLRAAFNEKDVLLETVNRLQEETEKLSSSHLEIEELKYKMVSLQEENNIITSTINQKETAMKELEEKIIALTDQNRDILNEVKCLGEERETLQERCKQEQGKVQELQQEVGVANQYSSDLKKKVEELTERLNEALTRKSENAQTLEQLENQIESLVHERENLSSEAYTLREENKKIIQEKCELSEELEKITSEKDGWLVLKEQSENLEKKLKMMTAEKDHVSTLLESEQAHRSLVRTQLYHLLEQVGSSVSDSNEQYDSLNLLQIADEYLARMKEELCLALQNEENVLRLQREVERLEEENAAQYTEHRSLIKDFEKEKDLLREELEGVLSEKEALQHDIQELKNASEKTRIENQDLLANIEEITQKLAFCESQIQEQQKGSEKQDNLNFILEQKETELRNVKDELSSLKNLMETLSEKTDQQSSAAELQEKIGRLEKESAEKGEKLNKIKVVAVKAKKELDASRKEMQTLREELELVRSEKDQLSASMKDVIQGAESYKNLLMEYDKQGEQLDSEKGRANNLERQIDDLTRQLQVSSQQHDQLHSANEDLLARVETLQCNAKLLEAQILEMQRAKAKADKELEAEKLLKEQKTKEHTGALREMEELQMQLQKEKKHLQKTMQELELARKDAQKSTLMDMEIADYERLVKELNQKITDKDSRIEDLEQETGIQKQKQETLQEEIKSLQSTMQQDEERNAKIKQLLVKTKKELADSKQAENDHLMLQASLKGELEASQQQVEAYKIQVAVLTSEKHKVQEHLRTSSEQHQRTLSSYQQKIATLQEECRAAQAEQASVTSEFESYKVRVHNVLKQQKNKSASQTESEGAKQEREQLEIAIDQLKVKLQDAQHNSQMNASELQALQSEHDTLLERHNKMLQETVAKEAELREKLCTIQSENMVMKTEHAQTLSQLTAQNEALRNNFRDQVRNLQEEHRKTVETLQQQLSRVEAQLFQLKSESSTRGPTVSNPATKNLRERRNTDLPVLDVHTVAREEGEGMETTDTESVSSASTYVPSLEQLLNSPEAKLEPSQWQTELTKDELVQKLNTTAKSADHLNELLRESEATNAILMEQIKLLKNEIRRLERNQEREKSVANLEYLKNVLLQFIFLKSGSEKERLLPVIDTMLQLSPEEKGKLVAIAQGEEESTSRPSGWASYLHSWSGLR
- the GCC2 gene encoding GRIP and coiled-coil domain-containing protein 2 isoform X2, whose protein sequence is MTEAEVARGGCSGADSGCGAVISPPLRPAGPAMEVQDAGQEMVASSVTPGSGKSKLDTLPREDLIKFAKKQVMLIQKVKSRCTELEKEIEELRSKAATGGADDIIQALTERLDVVLLEKAESQQQCIALKKENIQRKQEAEAAVAKTEELQKQLEQSSIDSLKEIKALKSELANAQCKHNEDLTKLKMELEEQVKKQMGLVEQIECHSDSQKEVKRLQDDVQRIKSTYEEQILCLSKQLETMNEDKNREVTNLQETIKSNSQCYHNEIKNLNEELKKLKIAHQEEVSELMHRIEISSKENEEKQNQINQLQHNLAERRLVEEKNAKDETCACTDQREYDLEQLREVLNKNVEKKIDVVDAQEEPCIEAKVEEKVRHLEHSLEELQSQHSILKDELTYMSNVKLKLEEEIHRIKDEYFHEREDLDFKINELQLTKEDYCCVIEKLKLELQAARQHCETAVKEHELETQTLKEQHKREISELNETLLSGSEKEKMALVFEMQELGEQLEKLTQEKEEAVSNYNSLRETMETLQTELGESAGKISQEFESMRQQQASDVSELQQKLRAAFNEKDVLLETVNRLQEETEKLSSSHLEIEELKYKMVSLQEENNIITSTINQKETAMKELEEKIIALTDQNRDILNEVKCLGEERETLQERCKQEQGKVQELQQEVGVANQYSSDLKKKVEELTERLNEALTRKSENAQTLEQLENQIESLVHERENLSSEAYTLREENKKIIQEKCELSEELEKITSEKDGWLVLKEQSENLEKKLKMMTAEKDHVSTLLESEQAHRSLVRTQLYHLLEQVGSSVSDSNEQYDSLNLLQIADEYLARMKEELCLALQNEENVLRLQREVERLEEENAAQYTEHRSLIKDFEKEKDLLREELEGVLSEKEALQHDIQELKNASEKTRIENQDLLANIEEITQKLAFCESQIQEQQKGSEKQDNLNFILEQKETELRNVKDELSSLKNLMETLSEKTDQQSSAAELQEKIGRLEKESAEKGEKLNKIKVVAVKAKKELDASRKEMQTLREELELVRSEKDQLSASMKDVIQGAESYKNLLMEYDKQGEQLDSEKGRANNLERQIDDLTRQLQVSSQQHDQLHSANEDLLARVETLQCNAKLLEAQILEMQRAKAKADKELEAEKLLKEQKTKEHTGALREMEELQMQLQKEKKHLQKTMQELELARKDAQKSTLMDMEIADYERLVKELNQKITDKDSRIEDLEQETGIQKQKQETLQEEIKSLQSTMQQDEERNAKIKQLLVKTKKELADSKQAENDHLMLQASLKGELEASQQQVEAYKIQVAVLTSEKHKVQEHLRTSSEQHQRTLSSYQQKIATLQEECRAAQAEQASVTSEFESYKVRVHNVLKQQKNKSASQTESEGAKQEREQLEIAIDQLKVKLQDAQHNSQMNASELQALQSEHDTLLERHNKMLQETVAKEAELREKLCTIQSENMVMKTEHAQTLSQLTAQNEALRNNFRDQVRNLQEEHRKTVETLQQQLSRVEAQLFQLKSESSTRVSIFQVQLFQIQQRRT